One stretch of Methyloversatilis sp. RAC08 DNA includes these proteins:
- a CDS encoding monovalent cation/H+ antiporter subunit A: MNPLATIVLLPLLAGTLLCFGLGRDNSPARRTLTALAAGGVTVAALALLLSLAPQILAGQTLIAHTDWVPSLGLAIGWRLDGLALLFALLITGIGLLIVIYAHFYLAASDPAGKFYTLLMLFMAAMLGVVMSDNIMLLVVFWELTSVSSFLLVGYWGHKEEARAGARMALAVTGGGGLVMLAGFVLLGQVAGTYELSELLTRGDIIKADPLYPLLLGLILVGCFTKSAQVPFHFWLPEAMAAPTPVSAYLHSATMVKAGVFLLARLYPALGGTDLFEGVVASFGLATVAFAAWVAIFKHDMKSLLAYSTVSHLGFITFLIGLGSPLSAVAAVFHILNHATFKAALFMSAGIIDHETGTRDLRRLGGLYRLMPWTATFAMTAAAAMAGIPLFNGFLSKEMFFHEAVESTLPWGAAVPVIATFAGICSMAYSVRLVHATFFNGAPKDLPPDAHPHDPPIGMLAPVALLAVLCVVVGVLPAITYGPLVHVAATALLGTAPPDYHLAIWHGFNLPLLMSAIAVAGGLALYFALQKSFGLPGYTPQRWSGKASFTCLMDSLFAFAGRLTGRIENGSLQRSLALMVLLVLVLAAATFGAADNLPQAGSRTLLDAPPLAIVVWALLLAAGAALVWTHHARFQAVVLTGVVGMVTALTFVALSAPDLALTQLSVEVVSTVLLLMGLALLPQTSPRESSSLRYGRDAALALAAGGGVAALAWLMLTRDHSSISWFFLDNTLPGGGGTNAVNVILVDFRGYDTFGEITVLGIAALGALALLDGLRVKRPAVDTAGRAWTFEQQPLLLRVAARIVLPLALVVSAYIFWRGHNLPGGGFIAGLVTAVALVLQFMALGQARAESALHGAAGRRFSRWIGSGLAIAGLTGVAAFVFGKPFLTSAHGHPTVAVLGELPLASAAVFDLGVYITVVGATLLMLSVLGAASKENHG, from the coding sequence ATGAATCCACTTGCCACGATAGTGCTGCTGCCCTTGCTGGCAGGCACGTTGCTGTGTTTCGGCCTCGGCCGGGACAATTCGCCCGCCCGCCGCACGCTGACCGCCCTGGCGGCCGGCGGCGTGACCGTCGCTGCGCTGGCGCTTCTGCTTTCACTCGCACCGCAGATACTGGCCGGCCAGACGTTGATCGCCCATACCGACTGGGTGCCGTCGCTCGGTCTGGCCATCGGCTGGCGGCTCGACGGCCTGGCGCTCCTGTTCGCGCTGCTGATCACCGGCATCGGTCTGCTGATCGTCATCTACGCGCATTTCTATCTGGCGGCATCGGACCCGGCCGGCAAGTTCTACACGCTGCTGATGCTGTTCATGGCGGCCATGCTCGGCGTGGTCATGTCGGACAACATCATGCTGCTGGTGGTGTTCTGGGAGCTGACCAGCGTGTCGTCCTTCCTGCTGGTCGGCTACTGGGGCCACAAGGAAGAGGCGAGGGCGGGTGCGCGCATGGCGCTGGCGGTCACCGGCGGCGGCGGTCTGGTCATGCTGGCCGGCTTCGTGCTGCTGGGCCAGGTTGCCGGCACCTATGAACTGAGCGAATTGCTGACGCGCGGCGACATCATCAAGGCCGACCCGCTGTATCCGCTGCTGCTCGGGCTGATCCTGGTCGGCTGCTTCACCAAGAGCGCGCAGGTGCCCTTCCACTTCTGGCTGCCGGAAGCGATGGCGGCCCCGACGCCGGTATCGGCCTATCTGCATTCGGCCACCATGGTGAAAGCCGGCGTGTTCCTGCTCGCCCGGCTCTATCCGGCGCTCGGCGGCACGGACCTGTTCGAGGGGGTGGTCGCCAGTTTCGGACTGGCAACCGTGGCCTTCGCGGCATGGGTGGCGATCTTCAAGCACGACATGAAGTCGCTGCTCGCCTACTCGACGGTCAGCCACCTCGGCTTCATCACCTTCCTGATCGGGCTGGGTTCGCCGCTGTCGGCGGTGGCCGCCGTGTTCCACATCCTGAATCACGCCACCTTCAAGGCGGCATTGTTCATGAGCGCCGGCATCATCGACCACGAGACCGGCACGCGCGACCTGCGCCGCCTCGGCGGCCTGTACCGGCTGATGCCCTGGACCGCCACGTTCGCCATGACGGCCGCCGCGGCGATGGCCGGCATCCCGCTGTTCAACGGTTTCCTGTCCAAGGAAATGTTCTTCCACGAAGCGGTCGAGTCGACGCTGCCGTGGGGTGCGGCCGTGCCGGTCATCGCCACCTTCGCCGGCATCTGTTCGATGGCGTATTCGGTGCGACTGGTGCACGCCACATTCTTCAATGGCGCGCCGAAGGATCTGCCGCCGGATGCACATCCGCACGACCCGCCGATCGGCATGCTGGCGCCGGTCGCGCTGCTGGCCGTGCTGTGCGTCGTCGTCGGTGTGCTGCCAGCCATCACCTACGGCCCGCTGGTCCACGTGGCCGCGACCGCGCTGCTTGGTACCGCCCCCCCCGACTATCACCTGGCGATCTGGCACGGCTTCAATCTGCCGCTGCTGATGAGCGCCATCGCCGTGGCGGGCGGTCTGGCGCTGTACTTTGCGCTGCAGAAGTCGTTCGGCCTGCCGGGCTACACGCCGCAGCGCTGGTCCGGCAAGGCCAGCTTCACCTGCCTGATGGACAGCCTGTTCGCCTTCGCCGGCCGGCTGACCGGCCGCATTGAAAACGGATCGCTCCAGCGCTCGCTGGCACTGATGGTGCTGCTGGTGCTGGTGCTGGCCGCGGCGACTTTCGGTGCCGCGGACAATCTGCCCCAGGCCGGCAGTCGCACGCTGCTCGACGCGCCGCCTCTGGCCATCGTCGTGTGGGCGCTGCTGCTCGCGGCGGGCGCGGCCCTGGTGTGGACGCACCACGCTCGCTTCCAGGCGGTCGTGCTGACCGGCGTCGTCGGCATGGTGACCGCGCTCACTTTCGTCGCGCTGTCGGCGCCCGATCTGGCGCTGACCCAGCTGTCGGTCGAAGTGGTGTCTACCGTGCTGCTGCTGATGGGGCTTGCGCTGCTGCCGCAGACCTCGCCGCGCGAGTCGAGTTCGCTGCGTTACGGGCGTGACGCCGCGCTCGCGCTGGCAGCCGGCGGCGGCGTGGCGGCGCTGGCCTGGCTGATGCTGACGCGCGACCATTCGTCGATTTCCTGGTTCTTCCTCGACAACACCTTGCCCGGCGGTGGCGGCACCAATGCGGTGAATGTGATCCTGGTCGATTTCCGCGGCTACGACACCTTCGGCGAAATCACCGTGCTCGGCATCGCCGCGCTGGGCGCGCTGGCGCTGCTCGACGGCCTGCGCGTGAAGCGGCCGGCGGTCGATACCGCCGGGCGTGCGTGGACCTTCGAACAGCAGCCGCTGCTGTTGCGCGTTGCGGCGCGCATCGTGCTGCCGCTGGCGCTGGTGGTGTCGGCCTACATCTTCTGGCGCGGCCACAACCTGCCGGGCGGCGGTTTCATCGCCGGTCTCGTCACCGCAGTGGCGCTGGTGCTGCAATTCATGGCGCTCGGCCAGGCGCGTGCCGAATCGGCGCTGCATGGCGCGGCCGGGCGCCGCTTCAGCCGCTGGATAGGCAGCGGCCTGGCTATCGCCGGGCTGACCGGTGTGGCCGCCTTCGTGTTCGGCAAACCCTTCCTGACCAGCGCGCACGGTCACCCGACGGTAGCCGTGCTCGGAGAACTGCCGCTGGCCAGCGCAGCGGTGTTCGACCTCGGGGTTTACATCACCGTGGTCGGCGCAACGCTGCTGATGCTGTCGGTGCTCGGCGCCGCCAGCAAGGAGAATCACGGATGA
- a CDS encoding Na+/H+ antiporter subunit C, protein MNVSMEFLVASGIGWVTACGVFLMLRGRSFPVVLGLTLIGYAVNVFIFAMGRLWTGAQPIIGNGEVVADPLPQALVLTAIVIGFATTGFVIELALRSHHESGTDQVDGKEPGA, encoded by the coding sequence ATGAATGTGAGCATGGAGTTTCTGGTCGCCAGCGGCATCGGCTGGGTCACCGCCTGCGGCGTGTTTCTGATGCTGCGCGGCCGCAGCTTTCCGGTCGTGCTTGGCCTGACGCTGATCGGTTACGCGGTGAATGTGTTCATCTTCGCGATGGGCCGTCTGTGGACCGGTGCGCAGCCCATCATCGGCAACGGCGAGGTGGTGGCCGATCCGTTGCCGCAGGCGCTGGTGCTGACCGCCATCGTCATCGGCTTCGCCACCACCGGCTTCGTCATCGAGCTGGCACTGCGCAGCCATCACGAGTCGGGTACCGACCAGGTCGACGGCAAGGAGCCCGGCGCATGA
- a CDS encoding monovalent cation/H+ antiporter subunit D, with the protein MSMVSLISPHLPVLTVLLPAFTAMLLVLIGDSRDRLVLARRIALASVALGLLLALKLALDAHDGELRVYRVGDWPAPFGIVLVIDRLSALMLVLTQAVALPVLLYASGGWDSHGRHFHALIQFQLMGLCGAFVTGDLFNLFVFFEVLLIASYVLLVHGQGKERFRVGVQYVAINLAASALFLIGVALIYAVTGTLNMADLAQRVPQVTGDEALVLKAAALILLVVFGVKAAMLPLYLWLPATYAAASAPVAALFALMTKVGVYSIVRVHGVIFGADGGASALVAEPWLLPLALGTSALAVFGALAAQTLPRLVAYLTIASVGTILASLGLFSTAAWSAALYYMAHSTLVIAALFLLVELVASQRGDADSRLEAGAPVAQPVLLGLMLLLAAASAAGLPPLPGFIGKLMVLQASSGHDAQVWIWIVVLSVGFLTLVGLARAGSLLFWSTRPELAGTGTAAGASGKLVLATIALLVGGVAMTVLADPLKRYTDAAAAQLTDHRAYALGVLGGEGVDTTLPYVFPRPAPGVPVGQGTEGGP; encoded by the coding sequence ATGAGCATGGTCAGCCTGATTTCGCCGCATCTGCCGGTGCTCACTGTGCTGCTGCCCGCCTTCACCGCGATGCTGCTGGTGCTGATCGGCGACAGTCGAGACCGCCTGGTGCTGGCGCGGCGCATCGCGCTGGCATCGGTCGCGCTCGGCCTCTTGCTGGCGCTCAAGCTTGCGCTCGACGCGCATGACGGTGAGTTGCGCGTGTATCGCGTCGGCGACTGGCCGGCACCGTTCGGCATCGTGCTGGTGATCGACCGGCTGTCGGCGCTGATGCTGGTGCTCACGCAGGCGGTCGCGCTGCCGGTGCTGCTGTACGCGAGCGGTGGCTGGGACAGTCACGGCCGGCATTTCCATGCGCTGATCCAGTTTCAGCTGATGGGTCTGTGCGGCGCCTTCGTCACCGGTGACCTGTTCAACCTGTTCGTGTTTTTCGAAGTGCTGCTGATCGCGTCCTACGTGCTGCTGGTGCATGGTCAGGGCAAGGAGCGCTTCCGCGTCGGCGTTCAGTATGTGGCGATCAATCTCGCCGCGTCGGCGCTGTTCCTGATCGGCGTGGCGCTGATCTACGCCGTGACCGGCACGCTGAACATGGCCGATCTGGCGCAGCGCGTGCCGCAGGTCACCGGTGACGAGGCGCTGGTGCTGAAGGCGGCGGCGCTCATCCTGCTGGTGGTGTTCGGTGTGAAAGCGGCCATGCTGCCGCTGTACCTCTGGCTGCCGGCGACCTATGCCGCAGCCAGCGCGCCGGTGGCGGCGCTGTTCGCGTTGATGACCAAGGTCGGCGTTTACAGCATCGTGCGCGTGCATGGCGTCATTTTCGGCGCCGATGGCGGTGCGTCGGCGCTGGTTGCCGAGCCCTGGCTGCTGCCGCTGGCGCTGGGTACCAGCGCGCTGGCGGTATTCGGCGCACTGGCCGCACAGACCTTGCCGCGGCTGGTCGCCTATCTGACGATCGCGTCGGTCGGCACGATACTCGCGTCACTCGGTCTGTTCAGCACCGCTGCCTGGTCCGCCGCTCTGTATTACATGGCGCACAGCACGCTGGTCATCGCAGCGCTGTTCCTGCTGGTCGAACTGGTCGCGTCGCAACGCGGCGACGCCGACAGCCGGCTCGAAGCCGGCGCACCGGTGGCACAGCCGGTGCTGCTCGGCCTGATGCTGCTGCTCGCCGCCGCCTCGGCTGCCGGCCTGCCGCCGCTGCCCGGCTTCATCGGCAAGCTGATGGTGCTGCAGGCGTCCAGCGGTCACGATGCGCAGGTGTGGATCTGGATTGTCGTGCTGTCGGTCGGGTTCCTGACGCTGGTCGGACTGGCGCGCGCCGGCAGTCTGCTGTTCTGGAGCACGCGCCCCGAGCTGGCGGGCACCGGTACCGCAGCGGGCGCCAGCGGCAAGCTGGTGCTCGCGACGATCGCGCTGCTGGTCGGTGGCGTTGCGATGACCGTGCTGGCCGATCCGCTGAAGCGCTACACCGATGCTGCGGCCGCACAGCTGACCGACCACCGTGCCTACGCGCTCGGCGTGCTGGGCGGCGAGGGTGTCGACACCACATTGCCCTATGTTTTCCCGCGACCGGCGCCAGGTGTGCCGGTGGGGCAGGGCACGGAAGGAGGGCCGTGA
- a CDS encoding Na+/H+ antiporter subunit E yields MATETARSKRWLAHPFMSAIIAVSWLLLQQSFAVPQLITATVLALLLPRVLAGFLGPQVKVSSWATVVRFAGIVLWDIVVSNITVAKIVLNPAREPQPAWVPVSLDIRHPNGIALLATIITTTPGTVSCVIDEDRHEILVHALDCSDPAAMAQDIKNRYERPLREIFE; encoded by the coding sequence ATGGCGACCGAAACAGCCCGTTCGAAGCGCTGGCTCGCGCACCCTTTCATGTCCGCCATCATCGCGGTCAGCTGGCTTCTGCTGCAGCAGTCGTTCGCCGTACCGCAGCTGATCACCGCCACGGTGCTTGCGTTGCTGCTGCCACGCGTACTGGCGGGTTTTCTCGGGCCGCAGGTGAAGGTGTCGTCCTGGGCAACCGTCGTGCGCTTTGCCGGCATCGTGCTGTGGGACATCGTGGTGTCCAACATCACGGTCGCGAAAATCGTCCTCAATCCAGCGCGCGAGCCGCAGCCTGCGTGGGTGCCGGTGTCGCTGGACATCCGTCACCCGAACGGCATCGCCTTGCTGGCGACCATCATCACGACGACGCCGGGTACGGTGTCGTGCGTGATAGACGAGGACCGCCACGAAATCCTGGTGCATGCGCTCGACTGCAGCGACCCGGCTGCGATGGCGCAGGACATCAAGAATCGTTACGAACGACCCTTGCGGGAGATTTTCGAATGA
- a CDS encoding K+/H+ antiporter subunit F, producing MMLLALDIAVAAVALAMLLCAFRLFRGPEVTDRLLALDTLYINVVALVVLLGIRQQTELLFEAALIVAMLGFVSTVALARYLTRGDVIE from the coding sequence ATGATGCTGCTGGCCCTCGACATTGCCGTCGCCGCCGTTGCATTGGCCATGCTGCTGTGCGCCTTCCGGCTGTTCCGCGGCCCGGAGGTGACCGACCGCCTGCTGGCGCTCGATACGCTCTACATCAATGTGGTGGCATTGGTCGTGCTGCTTGGCATCCGCCAGCAGACCGAACTGCTGTTCGAGGCGGCGCTGATCGTCGCCATGCTGGGTTTCGTGTCGACCGTGGCGCTGGCGCGCTATCTGACACGCGGCGACGTGATCGAGTAA
- a CDS encoding Na+/H+ antiporter subunit G, producing the protein MDTLHPLVEALISLMLVIGALFTLVGGIGLVRFGDFFMRLHAPTKATTLGVGGVLIAAMIHSWASGRFGVPELLITLFLFITAPVSANLMAKAALHLKVQSKAGHPAGMDDGAQTQGEQG; encoded by the coding sequence ATGGACACCCTGCATCCACTGGTCGAAGCCCTGATATCGCTGATGCTCGTCATCGGCGCGCTGTTCACGCTGGTCGGCGGCATCGGCCTCGTGCGCTTCGGCGATTTCTTCATGCGCCTGCACGCACCGACCAAAGCCACGACGCTGGGCGTCGGCGGCGTATTGATCGCCGCGATGATCCACAGCTGGGCCAGCGGCCGCTTCGGTGTGCCCGAACTGCTGATCACGCTGTTCCTGTTCATCACCGCGCCGGTATCGGCCAATCTGATGGCCAAGGCTGCGCTGCACCTGAAGGTGCAATCGAAGGCGGGTCATCCGGCGGGCATGGACGATGGCGCGCAAACCCAGGGCGAGCAAGGCTGA
- a CDS encoding GFA family protein — protein MNTPFSGGCSCGAIRYTCSAKPLFSWNCHCRDCQRASGSAYCPVMYVSKGALTISGPEPRYASLHAESGRKVSRGLCAACGSNLFILADLVPDMQGVWAGSLDDPEIFWPQINVWTRSAPAWSRFDRSIECLDTAPDEQRFNALLQEALDL, from the coding sequence ATGAACACTCCTTTTTCGGGCGGCTGCTCGTGTGGAGCCATCCGCTACACATGTTCGGCCAAGCCGCTTTTCTCGTGGAACTGCCATTGCCGCGACTGTCAGCGCGCCAGCGGCAGTGCGTACTGCCCGGTCATGTACGTATCGAAAGGCGCGCTCACGATTTCCGGTCCCGAACCTCGCTATGCCTCGCTGCACGCCGAGAGCGGTCGCAAGGTCAGCCGCGGGCTGTGCGCGGCCTGCGGCTCGAATCTGTTCATACTGGCCGATCTGGTGCCCGACATGCAGGGTGTGTGGGCAGGCAGCCTGGACGATCCGGAAATATTCTGGCCGCAGATCAATGTATGGACCCGCAGCGCGCCCGCCTGGAGCCGCTTCGACCGATCCATCGAATGCCTCGACACCGCGCCCGACGAACAGCGATTCAACGCCCTGCTGCAGGAGGCGCTCGATCTCTGA
- a CDS encoding 2OG-Fe dioxygenase family protein, producing the protein MPAHITHGDDPHALAECIATHDFCFLPADHTKNGLASLEAGWNSDWERFAASWGSLERDTYMADGGRYRRRRYAVLSAPADSLDAVLEAHQPHYQSLDYNNLNGGVARHFAPIAPEVMQGATMQTAIRLGLGVFQRLHPGTAAHIEVHQFRIEALPDGAGKPTPEGVHRDGVDFVLVMMVRRENVESGTTEIFSPEGDPLDSFTLTAPCDAALVNDQRALHGVTPIHPLDPSKPAWRDVLVVTYRRAMR; encoded by the coding sequence ATGCCCGCTCACATCACACATGGCGATGATCCGCATGCCCTCGCGGAATGCATCGCCACGCATGACTTCTGCTTCCTGCCGGCCGATCACACGAAAAACGGTCTGGCCAGCCTCGAAGCGGGCTGGAACAGTGACTGGGAAAGGTTTGCCGCCAGTTGGGGCTCGCTGGAGCGCGATACCTACATGGCTGACGGCGGCCGCTACCGGCGCCGTCGCTACGCGGTACTGAGCGCGCCGGCCGACAGTCTCGACGCAGTGCTCGAAGCACATCAGCCGCATTATCAAAGCCTCGACTACAACAACCTGAATGGTGGCGTCGCACGCCATTTCGCGCCGATCGCACCCGAGGTGATGCAGGGCGCAACCATGCAGACCGCGATCCGGCTTGGTCTCGGCGTGTTCCAGCGCCTGCATCCGGGTACCGCGGCGCACATCGAGGTGCACCAGTTCCGCATCGAGGCGCTGCCCGATGGCGCCGGCAAGCCGACGCCGGAAGGCGTGCACCGCGACGGCGTCGATTTCGTGCTGGTGATGATGGTGCGGCGAGAAAACGTCGAAAGCGGCACGACCGAAATCTTCTCGCCCGAAGGCGACCCGCTGGACAGCTTCACGCTGACCGCGCCGTGCGATGCGGCGCTGGTGAATGACCAGCGCGCGCTGCACGGCGTCACACCCATCCATCCGCTGGACCCGTCGAAACCGGCCTGGCGGGATGTTCTGGTGGTGACCTACCGACGCGCGATGCGCTGA
- the hyi gene encoding hydroxypyruvate isomerase → MPRFCANLSLLFTEQPFVGRYAAAARAGFSGVECHFPYAVPADVLAAELLAHRLEQVLFNLPPGNWSAGERGIACLPDRVEEFEAGVAHALDYARVLGCRRINCLAGLAPDDSDRAELLAIMERNLRFAARALSREGIELMVEPINTRDMPGFLLNRSDDTLALIERVGEPNVKLQYDVYHMQIMEGDLARTLQRERARIGHVQIADNPGRHEPGSGEINYPFLFDWLDRIGYTGWVSAEYIPAGDTEAGLGWMRDRRDVGCGQVE, encoded by the coding sequence ATGCCCCGCTTCTGCGCCAACCTGTCACTGCTGTTCACGGAACAGCCCTTCGTCGGGCGCTATGCCGCGGCTGCGCGCGCCGGCTTCAGCGGCGTCGAATGCCACTTTCCGTATGCCGTGCCGGCCGACGTACTTGCGGCTGAACTGCTCGCGCATCGGCTCGAACAGGTGCTGTTCAACCTGCCCCCCGGCAACTGGTCGGCCGGCGAACGCGGCATCGCCTGCCTGCCCGACCGGGTGGAAGAATTCGAAGCGGGTGTGGCGCACGCGCTCGACTACGCGCGCGTGCTGGGTTGCCGGCGCATCAACTGCCTGGCCGGGCTGGCGCCGGACGATTCAGACCGTGCGGAACTGCTGGCCATCATGGAACGCAACCTGCGCTTTGCCGCGCGCGCACTGTCGCGCGAGGGCATCGAACTGATGGTCGAACCGATCAATACACGCGACATGCCCGGCTTCCTGCTGAACCGTTCGGATGACACGCTGGCGCTGATCGAACGGGTCGGCGAGCCGAATGTGAAGCTGCAGTACGACGTCTATCACATGCAGATCATGGAAGGCGACCTCGCCCGCACGCTGCAACGCGAACGCGCACGCATCGGCCACGTGCAGATCGCCGACAACCCCGGTCGCCACGAACCGGGCAGCGGCGAAATCAATTACCCCTTCCTGTTCGACTGGCTCGATCGCATCGGCTACACCGGCTGGGTCAGCGCCGAATACATTCCTGCAGGCGATACGGAGGCCGGTCTGGGCTGGATGCGCGACCGGCGCGACGTTGGGTGCGGCCAAGTCGAGTGA
- a CDS encoding substrate-binding domain-containing protein, giving the protein MDLIRRSFIASAVAAAIVMGAPFASAADRFITVSSTTSTEQSGLFKHLLPVFQAKTGIEVRVVALGTGQALDMARRGDADVVFVHDKAAEEKFIAEGFGVKRQEVMYNDFILVGPTSDPAKVGGGKDITEALKGIQAAQAPFVSRGDKSGTHAAELRLWKAAGIDLDAVKGAWYRDTGSGMGPALNTAASMNAYILADRGTWLSFKNRADLTVSVEGDKRLFNQYGVILVNPDKHPHVKRADGQAFIDWVVSAEGQTAIAGYRIDGQQLFFPNAVK; this is encoded by the coding sequence ATGGACCTGATCCGCCGTTCCTTCATCGCCTCCGCAGTGGCTGCCGCCATCGTCATGGGCGCGCCATTCGCCAGCGCAGCCGACCGCTTCATCACCGTGTCGTCGACCACCTCGACCGAACAGTCCGGCCTGTTCAAACACCTGCTGCCGGTGTTTCAGGCGAAGACCGGCATCGAGGTGCGCGTGGTTGCGCTCGGCACCGGCCAGGCGCTGGACATGGCGCGCCGCGGCGACGCCGACGTCGTGTTCGTGCATGACAAGGCGGCGGAGGAGAAATTCATCGCCGAAGGCTTCGGCGTTAAGCGTCAGGAGGTCATGTACAACGATTTCATCCTGGTCGGTCCGACGTCGGACCCGGCGAAAGTCGGTGGTGGCAAGGACATCACCGAAGCGCTGAAAGGCATCCAGGCGGCGCAGGCACCGTTCGTGTCGCGCGGCGACAAGAGCGGCACGCACGCCGCGGAACTGCGGCTGTGGAAGGCGGCCGGCATCGACCTGGACGCGGTGAAGGGCGCGTGGTACCGCGACACCGGCTCCGGAATGGGTCCGGCACTGAACACCGCCGCGTCGATGAACGCCTACATCCTGGCCGACCGCGGCACCTGGCTGTCGTTCAAGAACCGCGCCGACCTGACCGTATCGGTCGAAGGCGACAAACGCCTGTTCAACCAGTACGGCGTGATCCTGGTCAATCCGGACAAGCATCCGCACGTGAAGAGGGCCGACGGCCAGGCCTTCATCGACTGGGTGGTGTCCGCCGAAGGCCAGACCGCCATCGCCGGCTACAGGATCGACGGCCAGCAGCTGTTCTTCCCGAATGCGGTGAAGTAG